The following coding sequences lie in one Peromyscus maniculatus bairdii isolate BWxNUB_F1_BW_parent chromosome 3, HU_Pman_BW_mat_3.1, whole genome shotgun sequence genomic window:
- the LOC143272146 gene encoding trypsin-5-like isoform X1, which translates to MNALLVLALVGAAVAFPVDDDDKIVGGYTCQEYSVPYQVSLNSGYHFCGGSLINDQWVVSAAHCYKSRIQVRLGEHNINVLEGNEQFVTAAKSIRHPKFNSKTLDNDIMLIKLASPVTLNARVAAVALPTSCAPAGTQCLISGWGNTLSLGVNNPDLLQCLDAPLLTQAACEASYPGKITNNMVCAGFLEGGKDSCQGDSGGPVVCNGQLQGIVSWGYGCAQKNLPGVYTKVCNYVDWIQDTIAAN; encoded by the exons ATGAATGCACTCCTGGTCCTGGCCCTTGTGGGAGCTGCTG TTGCTTTTCCTGTTGACGATGATGACAAGATTGTTGGAGGATACACTTGCCAGGAGTATTCTGTGCCCTACCAGGTGTCTCTGAACTCTGGGTACCACTTTTGTGGAGGTTCCCTCATCAATGACCAATGGGTGGTGTCTGCTGCTCACTGCTACAAGAG CCGCATCCAAGTGAGACTGGGAGAGCACAACATCAATGTCCTTGAGGGCAATGAGCAGTTTGTCACTGCTGCCAAAAGCATCAGGCATCCCAAATTCAATTCGAAGACCCTGGACAATGATATCATGCTCATCAAGCTAGCTTCTCCTGTGACCCTTAATGCCAGAGTGGCAGCTGTAGCTCTGCCCACCTCCTGTGCACCTGCTGGCACTCAGTGCCTCATCTCTGGCTGGGGCAACACCCTTAGCTTAGGTG TGAATAACCCAGACCTgctccagtgcctggatgcccCACTGCTGACTCAGGCTGCCTGTGAAGCCTCCTACCCTGGGAAAATCACCAACAACATGGTCTGTGCTGGCTTCCTTGAGGGAGGCAAGGATTCCTGCCAG GGTGACTCTGGTGGCCCTGTGGTCTGCAATGGACAACTTCAGGGCATTGTCTCCTGGGGCTATGGCTGTGCCCAGAAGAACCTCCCTGGTGTGTACACCAAGGTCTGCAACTATGTGGACTGGATTCAGGACACAATTGCTGCCAACTAG
- the LOC143272146 gene encoding trypsin-5-like isoform X2: protein MEMILYCSTNMVAFPVDDDDKIVGGYTCQEYSVPYQVSLNSGYHFCGGSLINDQWVVSAAHCYKSRIQVRLGEHNINVLEGNEQFVTAAKSIRHPKFNSKTLDNDIMLIKLASPVTLNARVAAVALPTSCAPAGTQCLISGWGNTLSLGVNNPDLLQCLDAPLLTQAACEASYPGKITNNMVCAGFLEGGKDSCQGDSGGPVVCNGQLQGIVSWGYGCAQKNLPGVYTKVCNYVDWIQDTIAAN from the exons atggagatGATTTTATACTGTTCAACTAACATGG TTGCTTTTCCTGTTGACGATGATGACAAGATTGTTGGAGGATACACTTGCCAGGAGTATTCTGTGCCCTACCAGGTGTCTCTGAACTCTGGGTACCACTTTTGTGGAGGTTCCCTCATCAATGACCAATGGGTGGTGTCTGCTGCTCACTGCTACAAGAG CCGCATCCAAGTGAGACTGGGAGAGCACAACATCAATGTCCTTGAGGGCAATGAGCAGTTTGTCACTGCTGCCAAAAGCATCAGGCATCCCAAATTCAATTCGAAGACCCTGGACAATGATATCATGCTCATCAAGCTAGCTTCTCCTGTGACCCTTAATGCCAGAGTGGCAGCTGTAGCTCTGCCCACCTCCTGTGCACCTGCTGGCACTCAGTGCCTCATCTCTGGCTGGGGCAACACCCTTAGCTTAGGTG TGAATAACCCAGACCTgctccagtgcctggatgcccCACTGCTGACTCAGGCTGCCTGTGAAGCCTCCTACCCTGGGAAAATCACCAACAACATGGTCTGTGCTGGCTTCCTTGAGGGAGGCAAGGATTCCTGCCAG GGTGACTCTGGTGGCCCTGTGGTCTGCAATGGACAACTTCAGGGCATTGTCTCCTGGGGCTATGGCTGTGCCCAGAAGAACCTCCCTGGTGTGTACACCAAGGTCTGCAACTATGTGGACTGGATTCAGGACACAATTGCTGCCAACTAG